The proteins below come from a single Necator americanus strain Aroian chromosome V, whole genome shotgun sequence genomic window:
- a CDS encoding hypothetical protein (NECATOR_CHRV.G19501.T3) encodes MCVQGTVLSTFGAGRSLEENRGHGQIYVAFSRVRTPVGLKVDTLHASMKRIAYDEVLAKIIMRMERPNKIFQCTAERIVLSFQSFSYCSTVVSIHAQIRKLSPNG; translated from the exons ATGTGTGTTCAAGGAACAGTGTTGTCAACGTTTGGTGCCGGACGTTCTTTGGAGGAGAATCGTGG TCACGGACAAATATACGTGGCTTTCTCCCGAGTGAGGACGCCAGTCGGACTGAAGGTCGATACTCTGCATGCTTCAATGAAGAGGATTGCGTACGACGAAGTTCTG GCAAAAATCATTATGCGAATGGAAAGaccaaataaaatatttcaatgtaCTGCGGAAAGAATCGTACTCAGTTTTCAGAG TTTCTCTTACTGTTCCACTGTAGTGTCGATCCACGCGCAGATTCGAAAACTGTCACCTAATGGCTAA
- a CDS encoding hypothetical protein (NECATOR_CHRV.G19501.T2) has protein sequence MCVQGTVLSTFGAGRSLEENRGHGQIYVAFSRVRTPVGLKVDTLHASMKRIAYDEVLAKIIMRMERPNKIFQCTAERIVLSFQRWALYFTFSRFSFISRSGRWQKKIIEYLPRLQFLEKFGCIVEFLEGFLCAKLREKEYFCYFLLLVPC, from the exons ATGTGTGTTCAAGGAACAGTGTTGTCAACGTTTGGTGCCGGACGTTCTTTGGAGGAGAATCGTGG TCACGGACAAATATACGTGGCTTTCTCCCGAGTGAGGACGCCAGTCGGACTGAAGGTCGATACTCTGCATGCTTCAATGAAGAGGATTGCGTACGACGAAGTTCTG GCAAAAATCATTATGCGAATGGAAAGaccaaataaaatatttcaatgtaCTGCGGAAAGAATCGTACTCAGTTTTCAGAGGTGGGCTCTCTATTTTACTTTCTCGCGCTTTTCCTTTATCTCGAGAAGCGGACgctggcagaaaaaaattattgag TATCTACCAAGACTGCAGttccttgaaaaatttggATGCATTGTGGA GTTTCTCGAGGGATTTCTCTGTGCAAAACTCAGGGAAAAAGAATACTTTTGCTATTTCTTGTTACTTGTTCCATGCTAA
- a CDS encoding hypothetical protein (NECATOR_CHRV.G19501.T4) — MCVQGTVLSTFGAGRSLEENRGHGQIYVAFSRVRTPVGLKVDTLHASMKRIAYDEVLAKIIMRMERPNKIFQCTAERIVLSFQRFLEGFLCAKLREKEYFCYFLLLVPC, encoded by the exons ATGTGTGTTCAAGGAACAGTGTTGTCAACGTTTGGTGCCGGACGTTCTTTGGAGGAGAATCGTGG TCACGGACAAATATACGTGGCTTTCTCCCGAGTGAGGACGCCAGTCGGACTGAAGGTCGATACTCTGCATGCTTCAATGAAGAGGATTGCGTACGACGAAGTTCTG GCAAAAATCATTATGCGAATGGAAAGaccaaataaaatatttcaatgtaCTGCGGAAAGAATCGTACTCAGTTTTCAGAG GTTTCTCGAGGGATTTCTCTGTGCAAAACTCAGGGAAAAAGAATACTTTTGCTATTTCTTGTTACTTGTTCCATGCTAA
- a CDS encoding hypothetical protein (NECATOR_CHRV.G19501.T1) yields MKRIAYDEVLAKIIMRMERPNKIFQCTAERIVLSFQRWALYFTFSRFSFISRSGRWQKKIIEYLPRLQFLEKFGCIVEFLEGFLCAKLREKEYFCYFLLLVPC; encoded by the exons ATGAAGAGGATTGCGTACGACGAAGTTCTG GCAAAAATCATTATGCGAATGGAAAGaccaaataaaatatttcaatgtaCTGCGGAAAGAATCGTACTCAGTTTTCAGAGGTGGGCTCTCTATTTTACTTTCTCGCGCTTTTCCTTTATCTCGAGAAGCGGACgctggcagaaaaaaattattgag TATCTACCAAGACTGCAGttccttgaaaaatttggATGCATTGTGGA GTTTCTCGAGGGATTTCTCTGTGCAAAACTCAGGGAAAAAGAATACTTTTGCTATTTCTTGTTACTTGTTCCATGCTAA
- a CDS encoding hypothetical protein (NECATOR_CHRV.G19502.T2), which produces MHMKRSFVFALFMAAVLTSITAQFGYPYYGNGFGYGPYGYGGYGPYGSGGYGNGYGNPWRRAALGAIYGGLMGALSGK; this is translated from the exons ATGC ATATGAAGCGTAGCTTTGTTTTTGCTCTCTTCATGGCTGCTGTCTTAACTTCTATAACCGCACAATTTGGATATCCATATTATGGTAACGGATTCGGATATGGACCATATGGATATGGTGGATATGGACCATATGGATCTGGTGGATATGGAAATGGATACGGCA ACCCGTGGAGAAGGGCGGCACTGGGAGCGATATATGGTGGACTAATGGGAGCACTATCAGGAAAATAG
- a CDS encoding hypothetical protein (NECATOR_CHRV.G19502.T1), with amino-acid sequence MAAVLTSITAQFGYPYYGNGFGYGPYGYGGYGPYGSGGYGNGYGNPWRRAALGAIYGGLMGALSGK; translated from the exons ATGGCTGCTGTCTTAACTTCTATAACCGCACAATTTGGATATCCATATTATGGTAACGGATTCGGATATGGACCATATGGATATGGTGGATATGGACCATATGGATCTGGTGGATATGGAAATGGATACGGCA ACCCGTGGAGAAGGGCGGCACTGGGAGCGATATATGGTGGACTAATGGGAGCACTATCAGGAAAATAG
- a CDS encoding hypothetical protein (NECATOR_CHRV.G19503.T1): MKEVRIVLKAVSEDIPVVDVYTSRTFTYRKHSEPSICPKFYEITSALAKKEKPGVYERVTGPYNDLRWLADVSSQCFYPPTQVWYQFIDSAGMKDSFFPVVMPPIQSNQKP; encoded by the exons ATGAAAGAGGTACGCATAGTACTGAAAGCAGTATCGGAGGATATTCCCGTTGTTGATGTCTATACCAGTAG GACTTTCACATATCGAAAGCACTCAGAGCCATCAATATGCCCGAAGTTCTACGAAATCACATCTGCTCtcgcaaaaaaggaaaaaccgGGG gtttacgaacgtgtaactggtccatacaatgacttgcggtggctagccgatgtgtcaagtcagtgtttttatcctcccacacaagtatggtaccaatttatcgactctgcagggatgaaag ATTCCTTCTTCCCGGTAGTGATGCCACCGATCCAATCAAATCAGAAGCCATAA